The Serinus canaria isolate serCan28SL12 chromosome 2, serCan2020, whole genome shotgun sequence genomic interval CAGAGTAAAATCAGCTTCAATATGAAGCTGTTAAGGTATCAAAACCTTGCTTTTTACATGCTAAATAACTTCAGCAAGTGTGCACTTAAACACAGCAATGAACTTAACTATAGCTAAATACATACATGAAAATCTGCTTGTGAAATGTAATTCGTAAAACTGGTTACAACAAATGATTACCTGcattttgttaatttaaaaatggtACAAATCATGCAAAACAATTCTAAAGATAATGCAAAGAAAGCTACCAGTGTTTGCAAGAAATTTTCAATTAAACCAAAATTACATTAAATGAAATACACATATTTACTAGCAAAGGTCTATCGCtattttgaaaaagcagaggTAAAATCTTCAGGTTTTGACTGTCAGTTATACTGCAAAATGTCATTGCTCTTGCTTAATGCAGAAGCACATGCTTGGAAGCTCAAAACTGCTCATTCAGAAAAGTCTGCTGGCAATAGCTCTAGCTTCCCAGGAATGCAGAGATGCATGGATTAAAAGTAGCAAAGATTTGCAAGAATCAAAGGCAAAGGCACCCTATTCAGGTAGCCAAAATGGTAGCATTCCCTTTCTCATACGCATGGAGACAGTAATGGGGCAGATTATACACATTTCTACAAAGGCAGCCTTTTAAGTGTTATCAATAATTTTCCATTAGCAGACACCAGCTTGTAGTTTATGCATAATATTAACCTGCAGGATGAACTTGGGATTTAGTTTGTCCTGATTTACAAATAAAGACTTTTACTAATGCTTTAAAAGACTATTTTTACTATCTAAAAAGTTTAACTCTTACTTTCCAATATTTTACACCTCAGGTGGCCTACCATCTCATATTGTCTCAAACATGTAACACTGCTTACTGGAATCTTATCAAAGTTGTACCTCATGTATTAAGCAGCAGGCAATAACAATGGtctttcccagcacagctgcatcTGGCTGGCTACTGAAAGATTAGGAATATTtctaaaacacaggaaaactCATGCAGTTTGGTAAAGTTTGCTGTCATTTCACAGTTTAAGTTTCCTTTAGTCATTGCACTTCTGTTGATAGTCTCCggttgttttaaaatattattcagaATCTGAATTTGAACCAGcagtcttctttttcttctttttaccaTGCTTCTTgtgcttctttctcttttttgttttatcctaaaaaaaacccagaaaaacataAACCAAAGTTATTGTATAATACAATTGCCATCTATTACATTCTGCTAATGCAAAATGAGAACCCAGAAAAGATATCTTTTGAAAGACATTTCAAAAGAGATTTCTACAGAAGCCTATTCAGAAAtcacaaaaagaaatactttacCCGGCAATTTGCACTATTATGAGCAGTCTTCAATTTAAATTTATCTCCACCATGGTATGGCTATTTTGCACCTCTGATCACTGTCACTATTACATTTTCtaatcttttaaattattttcagagcaTTACAAATTACTGAGAAAGTAATAAGGAAGTGTTGACCAGTAGTGACAGATTTGGGAATAACTAGGATCTTTACAGATTTTAAAGTAAGTGCTTAAATTCACTGTGTAAAATTAAATAGCTCAACTGTACTTGGCTAGACTATCCCTTGTAccttgtttaaaataaaacaattatgaTTTCAGCTGTAAATATTAATACACTCAAATTAACCCTACTGGATTCAGTCCTAAAGGCAGTACGCTGATCACTGTAACATAAAAGCTCATAGATGCAATCTTGTCTtcttaaaagcagaatttcaacTGAAATTCTCAAACAAGTGTGGCATTGCATAAATGAAACAATCATATTAAAGCTTTGTTTTATACATATTCCTTACACATACAAATCTTTTATGAAAAAGACCATAAGCAATCACTAGAAATGTTGTGGCAAACGGTTCATATGAGTCTAAAGAAACAAGCAAGTTCTATGGAAAAATGTATGCTGAGTATCACTGATACTCCTATGCCTGTATTTTTAGGTGACTAGTGTAGACCTTTCCTTTGCCCTACCTCATGTGGTCAGCTGAGATGCCTGATAAGGAACACTGCTGCTGACAGGGGAGACAGATCCAAAGACATCTTAAGTGGGCATTTAGGATCCCAAACGCACTATAGTCCTAACTGAGGAAGCTCAGGACCATGTGGTAAATCTGGATTCCATATCAATCACTGTTGAACCTTCCTCTCACTTTCAGCAAcagatacaaagaaaaaaaaactgagaaaagtaGCAGGTTCCTGGCAGCTTTTTATCTGGTTGTGGGAAGAGTTATAATGGCATAGATGCTGCAGCAATTTTGTCCTAAGGCCCTTTCCATGGTGGCAGAGAAGGCTTAGCAAGGAATTACACACAATACTAATGAAGGAACAGCCCTGATGTCTGTCTGTGTGGCAAACTGCTCCCCTATACTTGATACCACATAGGTATTAGTAGTTCTAGGATGCTGATACAGAATAAAATATGTTCTACAGTGTTAAAGTTGCATAAACCTCAAATCACATATAGCTAAAAGAGTGACAAATTCTTCTTTAATTCAACAATAGGAAAAGTGACTTCAGCAAGTAAAAAGAGAAACTTTTAATTTAGATGTAACAGTAGACTATTGCTATGAAACATCTGtatttgtgaaaaatgtgaaacTGGAAATTAACCAAGTACAGAGTATTTATATCCTAAAACTACAGTACGAGTAAGAGGGATacttgctgttttctctttttcctcattgcttttcttcttttttgcttGCAcctaaagaaaatgaaaccaaatgTAGTATCCATAAAAAGTTGATTctcaagaaaattaattcaaaattactTGTAGGTGATAGAAGCGAGGCTAAAGAATCcttaaaagtttattttaaaaggaaaagtgcAAACAACTTTGAGTGCACTGCACTCTTCAATTCACTTGTAGAGTGCAGAACATTTTCAACAATGTATTAAATCTAAGCTAGTTCATTGATTTGCTCATGAATCACTAAGCTACAGTACTGTAACATCTGAAACTGTGGATTCACACTGACCTCCTCTGTCTGATCCGATTCAGATGCAGATTCTGATGATAAAGGTCCATCACCACGatctgctttcttccttttcctgtggtGATTTTTACCTTCCTACACAAAATAATACATTTGTGAGTAAAGTCGGATCTTGACATTTTATAAAACTTCTGGTTAAAATTTAAGATTGAAATATCACTTCTAagttgtgaaatattttaaaatatgattgaCATTAAACTAAttccatcatcatcatcaaagTACCCTACCAAACTGTTAAAATCAACTTTTAGtgaaaatagtaattttctgtatattcctttttcttgttaCCAAGATACAGCAACTGTCTAAAAGAAAGAGGAATAATGACAGtctcttattttaaataataacacATGGAGGAGTAAgcattggaaaataaaacatttcaccACTTTTAAGTAACTAGTAACTGAAGATGTCTCAATATATACATACAAACACTTTAGTTTCAGACTTTTGCTTTgtacatgaaagaaaaatctccctCTGTATTTGTGTTGAACCAAAacaagctgtccctgccagctgtACTTTCAACACATCATATTTCACTCCAATGCATTTAAAAGATAGGTTTTTCAAAATCCTGATGCTGTGTGAGATTGTTCTGATGAGCTACTTTTCTGCTCCACgcactgcctctgctctggaCAAGGCAATATGTTCCTAAGACTGAAGGTACTTTCTCTTACTCAGTTTCTAAGATCAGAAACTTCTGAAAAGAATTCATGACCACGTACAGGACGCAGCCCATCTGACACATGGGGGATCTGCAGGTAGGGGAAGCAAGACCTCTAGTCCACAAGTGCCCTTTCCTTTCAGAGGATGTGTGAAAGTAGGGCTACAGTAAGGGACCATGGTAGATACTTGGTCTTCAAAGAGAAGCCATTCATAAGGATGAGATGGGAAATGGACACTGTAAAATAGAAGCAGGAgcaaggggggaaaaatcagTACATTTGCCTTAGGCAATGGAGAGTCTGTATATCAACGTCAATACTATTGACCAGAGCAGGAGAGGCCAACGTGGTAAGAAAGACAAATAACTGGAGAGAAAGACTAGGGTGGActctgaaagcatttttagTTTATCCACAGTGTAAGAATAACTAAAAGTGAAGTCAATTAGATTGTTTATATTAAAGACAATGGATGAGCGTACAAAATGGTGTGGTGGTGGGCAGGAGAGAAGATTTTCATGCTTAGAGAAATGACAGAATAAGGTAATTTTTCTTaagttaatatatttttctcccCAATTCTTCAAAGCTGTCATAAGTATATTATCTATAATTATGACTACATTTAGATTAAGAGATCCTCAGCTTATGTTTCTTAATTTATAGTAGCAAGGCAATAACCTACCAGATGTGCCACTGAAAATATCATCACACACATTTTTAGCTCAATGTGACAGCTAAAGGTAAGCCCCAAAACACTAAGGATGCAGCTGATCTGCTACAGCAGATTAGACACAGTTCTAATTTACCATTGTAACAAGAACAGATCCAGTGGTTTTCActacaataatttttaaaccagAAGCTGAATTCAACTAAACCTCTACTTCAAATTGGGTGCACTAAATACCTTCTGACTGTGTGGGTTTGGACAGAAAATTTCCACAGATGTAAAGTGAAGCATTcaatattgggaaaaaaaaaatctattatgtATGCAATATGCAGTCGTGATCTAAGgatttgaagaataaaaataccTTCTCTTTTTCACAGTCTTCCTTTGACCTCTTCTTTTTTGTGCTATcctaaataaaaaggaaaaaaaaaaacacaacaaaatcatttcatgaaaaaggaagaaatctcCAAACAGTCTGACTAATAGTCTTTTTATTACACTGCATATTCAGAAGACATTTTAAGTATTAATGAAGTATAAAAACTAATTATTTGAGCAGTAAAAAAGCTGCATATGTCTGGATTcagaaaaatgactgaaaattgCTGGAATAAAGCATGTTCATTTTCTAAAGATCCAATTACTTCCACTAGGCATGTGGCCAGTAGAGGCAGATTCCACACAGCATGTGGAAGATACAAGCACAGCTCAGGCCCTGTGAGAATGCACGGCTTTAAATGTGGAAGATGAAAATCCATATTAATAAGTTAAAGTCAGAAATCTTTATGGTTTTATAACACCAACCAAGAAAACCTTCCAAGAGCAACACATCTGCATATTTACCTTGCTGTCTGACTCAGATTCTGAAGTTGTGCTTGCTGAAGATTTCCGTGAGGAGCGAtacttcttcttccttcttttcttcccttgcctTTTATCCTATCCataaatattgtaaaaaaaaaggaaaaacacaaacttGAATTTATTCTCACTAGAATTAAAGGTTtatattaaatgtaaaaaaaagaaaacatcaaattcCTACATGTTACAATGTTCTCCTGAGGAATAAAGTACACTACAATTGATTCTTTTAGTGGAAGACCTTTATAACTCTTCTGCATTGAAAAAATGTAAACTGGTGAAAAATCCAGATTCTCTAGATTCTATTTATTATTGAGACATTTGCTGCAGAATCTGATTATCTGTAACAAAGATTTCTGCTTGAAagtaaaaatggtttttttgcatatttatgATTAGATAGGGGATTCTATTAGAAAAGCAATTCCGTGTAAAAATGGATCCAGTTTAAAAGCCAGGATGCCAAAATCTGTAGTGTTCATCCAGAAGCTATTAACTAGATACATATGTCTAAAATTCATGACTTTATTATATATACCAAATTCATAAAAACTAAATGGTTTTATCCAAACCAGCCCCTCAAAATATTCTAAAACATATTATCAAAATCTGTGTTAAATAAACCTCATGAACAAAACATGATAGATTCCAGTAGGTTAGCTCTTACCTCATCTTCTGAATCAGATGAACTGCTGGAAGAATCAGAGCTtgatgaagaagaggaagatgaagacAACTTGACCAAATACAACAAAAAGTGAAGCTTGTGAGATGCAGCATTTTGTCTGGCAAATACTCAAAATCCTACTCAAACACTCCCtttaaaatgtgttcattttcaAAGCATAACCAATATGATTTTACTTCTGAGAACATGGTCTTACGtagatttttcttaaataaactTCTAAACCACTtctaacatttttcttttaataatatctatttaatgctcttttcctccctttaaTTTTCCTTGTACCAAATAGATGCAAAccctttttaataaaagttaatttatcatctaaaatcaaaat includes:
- the FAM133B gene encoding protein FAM133B isoform X2, which codes for MGKRDNRVAYMNPIAMARARGPAPNSGPTIQDYLNRPRPTWEEVKEQLEKKKKGSRALAEFEEKMNENWRKELEKHREKLLGGNESSSKKKEKKKKEKKKSNRLSSSSSSSSSSDSSSSSSDSEDEDKRQGKKRRKKKYRSSRKSSASTTSESESDSKDSTKKKRSKEDCEKEKEGKNHHRKRKKADRGDGPLSSESASESDQTEEVQAKKKKSNEEKEKTAR
- the FAM133B gene encoding protein FAM133B isoform X1 produces the protein MGKRDNRVAYMNPIAMARARGPAPNSGPTIQDYLNRPRPTWEEVKEQLEKKKKGSRALAEFEEKMNENWRKELEKHREKLLGGNESSSKKKEKKKKEKKKSNRLSSSSSSSSSSDSSSSSSDSEDEDKRQGKKRRKKKYRSSRKSSASTTSESESDSKDSTKKKRSKEDCEKEKEGKNHHRKRKKADRGDGPLSSESASESDQTEEVQAKKKKSNEEKEKTDKTKKRKKHKKHGKKKKKKTAGSNSDSE